A stretch of Cicer arietinum cultivar CDC Frontier isolate Library 1 chromosome 5, Cicar.CDCFrontier_v2.0, whole genome shotgun sequence DNA encodes these proteins:
- the LOC101505138 gene encoding uncharacterized protein gives MMNVDPSLPVLTTEQIQKCLEENKELIMAILEGQNKGKYAEIIPYQAKLQHNLTFLAKLADVGPQAGPQAQTHSPGQGMQQQPPLIMSQQPHVAMSQQQRPDLSTLNSAFNTNEQQQQQHLAMSLQQQPDFSTSKMAFQMNEQHHKLPAFFQQRQLFPEGMGSFTGTTNNSGMQTRLCNLQDTPSFNQMGSDISPGWS, from the exons ATGATGAACGTTGATCCTTCTCTCCCAGTGTTAACAACCGAGCAGATTCAAAAG TGTTTGGAGGAGAATAAGGAGCTAATAATGGCAATACTGGAAGGTCAAAACAAGGGGAAATATGCCGAGATCATCCC ATATCAAGCCAAGCTTCAGCATAACTTGACTTTTCTTGCCAAACTTGCTGATGTTGGACCTCAGGCTGGGCCTCAAGCACAGACACATTCTCCG GGGCAAGGCATGCAGCAGCAACCTCCTTTAATAATGTCCCAGCAGCCTCATGTAGCAATGTCCCAGCAACAACGACCAGACCTCTCTACCTTAAACTCAGCTTTCAATACGAATGAGCAGCAACAGCAACAACACTTAGCAATGTCTTTACAGCAACAGCCTGATTTTTCAACTTCAAAGATGGCTTTCCAGATGAATGAGCAGCATCATAAGCTACCAGCTTTCTTCCAACAACGTCAACTTTTCCCCGAAGGCATGGGTAGCTTTACTGGGACTACTAACAACAGTGGCATGCAAACAAGACTCTGTAATCTGCAAGATACGCCATCATTCAACCAAATGGGCTCAGACATAAGTCCTGGTTGGTCTTAG